The following coding sequences are from one Streptomyces sp. NBC_01485 window:
- a CDS encoding MFS transporter, whose protein sequence is MRPGTNRGWLLRLVIAFGFAQGAVSMARPAVSYRALALGADERAIGVIAGVYALLPLFAAVPLGRRTDHGRCAPLLPVGVVLISGGCVLSGLAGSLWTMALWSGVMGLGHLCFVIGSQSLVARQSAPHEQDRNFGHFTIGASLGQLVGPVAAGVLIGGDDMAGSSALALLVAGAGCAVAFTSLWRVEHREATPKSRTAQGDRVSVGRILHARGVPAGILISLSVLSATDILTAYLPVVGEHRGIAPSVVGVLLSVRAAASIACRLVLTPLLRLLGRTALLTVTCLLAALLCAGIALPVPVRALGVILALLGFCLGVGQPLSMTTVVQAAPDGARSTALALRLTGNRLGQVAAPAAAGLVAGIAGVAAPFVMLGVLLLLSSGVALRSPGEPRADGDGDGEGDSEGDGEGGGEGAGSGAGPRRSSASGLRRSSDV, encoded by the coding sequence GTGAGGCCCGGCACGAACCGCGGCTGGCTGCTCCGTCTCGTCATCGCCTTCGGCTTCGCGCAGGGGGCGGTGTCGATGGCCCGGCCCGCCGTCTCGTACCGGGCCCTCGCCCTCGGCGCGGACGAGCGGGCCATCGGCGTCATCGCGGGCGTGTACGCGCTGCTGCCGCTCTTCGCCGCCGTACCGCTCGGCCGCCGTACCGACCACGGCCGCTGCGCCCCCCTGCTGCCCGTCGGCGTGGTCCTCATCTCCGGCGGCTGCGTGCTCAGCGGACTCGCCGGCTCCCTCTGGACGATGGCCCTGTGGAGCGGGGTGATGGGGCTCGGCCACCTCTGCTTCGTCATCGGCTCCCAGTCGCTCGTCGCCCGCCAGTCCGCGCCGCACGAACAGGACCGCAACTTCGGCCACTTCACCATCGGCGCCTCCCTCGGCCAACTGGTCGGCCCCGTCGCCGCCGGAGTGCTGATCGGCGGCGACGACATGGCGGGCAGCAGCGCGCTCGCCCTGCTCGTGGCGGGCGCGGGCTGCGCGGTCGCGTTCACCTCGCTGTGGCGCGTCGAACACCGCGAGGCGACGCCCAAGTCCCGTACGGCGCAAGGCGATCGCGTCTCCGTCGGACGCATCCTGCACGCGCGGGGCGTCCCCGCCGGCATCCTCATCAGCCTCTCCGTGCTGTCCGCGACCGACATCCTCACCGCCTATCTGCCGGTGGTCGGCGAACACCGGGGCATCGCGCCGTCGGTCGTCGGCGTCCTGCTCAGCGTCCGCGCGGCGGCCTCCATCGCCTGCCGGCTCGTCCTCACCCCGCTGCTGCGGCTGCTCGGCCGGACGGCGCTGCTCACCGTGACCTGTCTGCTCGCGGCCCTGCTGTGTGCCGGGATCGCGCTTCCGGTGCCGGTCCGGGCGCTGGGCGTGATCCTCGCGCTGCTCGGCTTCTGCCTCGGCGTCGGGCAGCCGCTGTCCATGACGACGGTCGTCCAGGCCGCCCCGGACGGCGCCCGGTCCACCGCCCTCGCGCTGCGCCTCACCGGCAACCGGCTCGGCCAGGTCGCCGCGCCCGCCGCCGCGGGACTGGTGGCCGGGATCGCGGGCGTGGCCGCGCCGTTCGTGATGCTGGGCGTGCTGTTGCTGCTGTCGTCGGGGGTGGCGCTGCGGTCGCCGGGGGAGCCGCGAGCGGACGGCGACGGCGACGGCGAGGGTGACAGTGAGGGGGATGGTGAGGGTGGTGGTGAGGGGGCCGGGTCGGGTGCGGGGCCGCGCCGGTCGTCCGCATCGGGGTTGCGCCGGTCGAGCGATGTTTGA
- a CDS encoding CitMHS family transporter codes for MLTILGFAMIATFLVLIMLKKMSPIAALVLIPALFCVFVGKGAKLGDYVLDGVTSLAPTAAMLMFAIVYFGVMIDVGLFDPIVRGILKFCKADPLRIVVGTALLAAIVSLDGDGSTTFMITVSAMYPLYKRLKMSLVVMTGVAAMANGVMNTLPWGGPTARAATALKLDAGDIFVPMIPALAVGLLFVFALSYVLGRRERTRLGVLTLDEVLVEEKVPGKAAEKVAEKAERTEAVLVGAGGSGSGTGKGVAPTASSGAAALGDDDESDDGFQGLDPNRATLRPKLYWFNALLTVGLLTAMIMELLPIPVLFLLGAALALSVNYPHIPDQKARLAAHADNVLNVSGMVFAAAVFTGVLQGTGMVDHMATWMVDVIPEGMGPHMALVTGVLSLPLTYFMSNDGFYFGVLPVLAEAGAAHGVTPLEMARASLVGQPLHMSSPLVPAVYVLVGMARVEFGDHTRFVVKWAALTCLVILGAGLLFGII; via the coding sequence ATGCTGACCATCCTCGGCTTCGCCATGATCGCGACCTTCCTGGTCCTGATCATGCTGAAGAAGATGTCGCCGATCGCGGCACTCGTGCTGATCCCGGCACTGTTCTGCGTCTTCGTCGGGAAGGGCGCCAAGCTCGGCGACTACGTCCTCGACGGCGTCACCAGCCTCGCCCCCACGGCGGCGATGCTCATGTTCGCGATCGTCTACTTCGGTGTGATGATCGACGTCGGCCTCTTCGACCCGATCGTCCGGGGCATCCTGAAGTTCTGCAAGGCCGACCCGCTGCGCATCGTCGTCGGCACGGCACTGCTCGCCGCGATCGTCTCCCTCGACGGCGACGGCTCCACCACCTTCATGATCACCGTCTCGGCGATGTACCCGCTGTACAAGCGCCTGAAGATGAGCCTGGTCGTCATGACGGGCGTCGCGGCCATGGCCAACGGCGTGATGAACACGCTGCCTTGGGGCGGCCCGACCGCCCGCGCCGCCACCGCGCTGAAGCTGGACGCCGGCGACATCTTCGTGCCGATGATCCCGGCGCTGGCCGTGGGCCTGCTCTTCGTCTTCGCCCTCTCCTACGTCCTCGGCCGCCGCGAGCGCACCCGGCTCGGCGTGCTGACCCTGGACGAGGTGCTGGTCGAGGAGAAGGTCCCGGGGAAGGCGGCGGAGAAGGTGGCGGAGAAGGCCGAGCGGACCGAGGCGGTTCTCGTGGGCGCCGGCGGTTCCGGCTCCGGCACCGGCAAGGGCGTTGCCCCGACCGCGAGTTCCGGTGCCGCCGCCCTCGGTGACGACGACGAGTCCGACGACGGTTTCCAGGGCCTCGACCCGAACCGGGCCACCCTGCGCCCCAAGCTGTACTGGTTCAACGCGCTGCTCACGGTCGGTCTGCTGACCGCCATGATCATGGAGTTGCTGCCGATCCCGGTGCTGTTCCTGCTCGGCGCCGCGCTCGCCCTCAGCGTCAACTACCCGCACATCCCGGACCAGAAGGCCCGGCTCGCCGCCCACGCCGACAACGTCCTCAACGTCTCCGGCATGGTCTTCGCCGCCGCCGTCTTCACCGGCGTCCTCCAGGGCACCGGCATGGTCGACCACATGGCCACGTGGATGGTGGACGTCATCCCCGAGGGCATGGGCCCGCACATGGCGCTCGTCACCGGCGTCCTGAGCCTGCCGCTCACCTACTTCATGTCGAACGACGGCTTCTACTTCGGCGTCCTGCCGGTCCTCGCCGAGGCCGGCGCCGCGCACGGTGTCACGCCGCTGGAGATGGCCCGCGCCTCGCTCGTCGGCCAGCCCCTGCACATGTCGAGCCCGCTGGTCCCGGCCGTCTACGTCCTCGTCGGCATGGCGAGGGTGGAGTTCGGCGACCACACGAGGTTCGTGGTGAAGTGGGCGGCGCTCACCTGCCTGGTGATCCTCGGCGCGGGTCTGCTGTTCGGAATCATCTGA
- a CDS encoding TetR/AcrR family transcriptional regulator, with translation MKSVPQATSLRRAPVQRRSAERLTRILDACAGLLDEVGYDALSTRAVAERAGVPIGSVYRFFGNKRQMADALAQRNLEHYAEHVTERLKGARRGDWRAAMDAVLDEYLAMKRTAPGFSLVDFGNQIPVGARHAEPNHRVADRLTDLLSDYLVREPDDDLRRTFLIAVETADTLVQLAFRVDPEGDPKVIDETRELLRAYLARTLD, from the coding sequence ATGAAGTCCGTGCCCCAAGCGACATCGCTCCGTCGTGCGCCCGTCCAGCGGCGCAGTGCCGAACGGCTGACCAGGATCCTCGACGCCTGCGCCGGCCTGCTGGACGAGGTCGGCTACGACGCCCTGAGCACCCGCGCCGTCGCCGAGCGCGCCGGTGTCCCCATCGGCTCCGTCTACCGCTTCTTCGGCAACAAGCGGCAGATGGCCGACGCGCTCGCGCAGCGCAACCTGGAGCACTACGCCGAGCACGTCACCGAGCGCCTGAAGGGGGCGCGCCGGGGCGACTGGCGGGCCGCCATGGACGCCGTACTGGACGAGTACCTGGCCATGAAGCGCACCGCGCCCGGCTTCTCCCTCGTCGACTTCGGCAACCAGATCCCGGTCGGCGCCCGGCACGCCGAACCCAACCACCGCGTCGCCGACCGCCTCACCGACCTGCTCTCCGACTACCTCGTCCGCGAGCCCGACGACGACCTGCGCCGCACCTTCCTGATCGCCGTGGAGACCGCCGACACCCTCGTCCAACTGGCGTTCCGGGTGGATCCGGAGGGCGACCCGAAGGTGATCGACGAGACGCGCGAGCTGCTGCGGGCGTATCTGGCGCGGACCCTGGACTGA
- the hmgA gene encoding homogentisate 1,2-dioxygenase, with amino-acid sequence MSSGDARKTAEGLTYLSGFGNEHASEAVPGALPEGRNSPQRAPLGLYAEQLSGSAFTEPRAHNRRSWLYRIRPSAAHPAFTRIGDGALRTGPFTQTVPDPNRLRWNPLPEPPAGTDFLAGLWTLGGNGDAAQRTGMAVHLYHANASMDRVFSDSDGELLIVPERGGLLLRTEFGLLHAEPGHVALIPRGVRFRVELLDAAARGYVCENYGAPFRLPDLGPIGANGLAAARDFRAPVAAYEDVEGPVRVVNKFCGHLWGATYGHSPLDVVAWHGNHVPYVYDLRRFNVIGSISHDHPDPSIFTVLTAPTDTPGLAGVDFVVFAPRWLVGEDTFRPPYFHRNVMSEYMGLIEGAYDAKAEGFVPGGGSLHNMMSAHGPDRETFDRASAAELKPQKIDDGLAFMFETRWPLTLTPYAARADHLQHRYDDVWQGLERHFRPSGGPLH; translated from the coding sequence ATGAGCAGCGGGGACGCACGCAAGACGGCCGAGGGGCTGACCTATCTCTCCGGGTTCGGCAACGAGCACGCCTCGGAGGCCGTGCCGGGCGCCCTGCCCGAGGGCCGCAACTCGCCGCAGCGCGCCCCGCTCGGCCTGTACGCGGAGCAGCTCAGCGGCAGCGCGTTCACCGAGCCGCGCGCCCACAACCGCCGCTCGTGGCTGTACCGGATCCGCCCGTCGGCCGCGCACCCGGCGTTCACCCGGATCGGCGACGGCGCGCTGCGCACCGGCCCCTTCACCCAGACGGTCCCCGACCCGAACCGGCTGCGCTGGAACCCGCTGCCCGAGCCGCCCGCCGGCACGGACTTCCTGGCCGGCCTGTGGACCCTGGGCGGCAACGGCGACGCCGCCCAGCGCACCGGCATGGCCGTGCACCTGTACCACGCGAACGCCTCGATGGACCGGGTGTTCAGCGACTCCGACGGCGAGCTGCTGATCGTCCCCGAGCGGGGCGGGCTGCTGCTGCGCACGGAGTTCGGGCTGCTGCACGCCGAGCCCGGCCATGTGGCGCTGATCCCGCGCGGGGTCCGCTTCCGCGTCGAACTCCTGGACGCCGCCGCCCGCGGCTACGTCTGCGAGAACTACGGCGCCCCGTTCCGCCTGCCCGACCTCGGCCCGATCGGCGCCAACGGCCTGGCCGCCGCCCGTGACTTCCGGGCCCCCGTCGCCGCGTACGAGGACGTCGAGGGCCCGGTGCGGGTCGTCAACAAGTTCTGCGGGCACCTCTGGGGCGCGACCTACGGCCACTCGCCGCTCGACGTCGTCGCCTGGCACGGCAACCATGTGCCGTACGTCTACGACCTGCGCCGTTTCAACGTCATCGGGTCGATCTCGCACGACCACCCGGACCCGTCGATCTTCACGGTGCTGACGGCCCCGACCGACACCCCCGGGCTGGCCGGCGTGGACTTCGTGGTCTTCGCCCCGCGCTGGCTGGTCGGCGAGGACACGTTCCGGCCGCCGTACTTCCACCGGAACGTGATGAGCGAGTACATGGGGCTCATCGAGGGGGCGTACGACGCCAAGGCGGAGGGCTTCGTGCCGGGCGGCGGTTCGCTGCACAACATGATGTCGGCACACGGCCCGGACCGGGAGACGTTCGACCGGGCGAGCGCCGCCGAGCTGAAACCGCAGAAGATCGACGACGGTCTGGCCTTCATGTTCGAGACGCGCTGGCCGCTCACGCTCACCCCGTACGCGGCCCGCGCGGACCATCTGCAACACCGCTACGACGACGTCTGGCAGGGCCTCGAACGCCACTTCCGTCCGTCCGGCGGACCATTGCACTGA
- a CDS encoding GntR family transcriptional regulator, producing the protein MTSFAPDSIVLTRKLPLWYQVSQSLRASILGRSPRDPLRLPTEEQLAGHYGVSVLTMRQALKELEDEGLITRHRRRGTFIEPTARRGAPVRLLGSVDAIVAQQSGMATELLGHGRAPVPAEVAEHFPDLAEVATYHRLRSDEKTGEPTNHARNYVRPELAARIDPDDLLRWPMTKVLRDVVGADIGRITDTVEARLADPETARLLRVPLLSPILHCTGVTHDTAGRVLDAAVIHYRGDRFSFTVTLDAT; encoded by the coding sequence GTGACCTCCTTCGCCCCGGACTCGATCGTCCTCACCCGCAAGCTGCCGCTGTGGTACCAGGTGTCGCAGTCGTTGCGCGCCTCGATACTCGGCCGCTCGCCCCGGGACCCGCTCCGGCTGCCCACCGAGGAGCAGTTGGCGGGGCACTACGGGGTGAGCGTGCTGACCATGCGGCAGGCGCTGAAGGAGCTGGAGGACGAGGGGCTGATCACCCGGCACCGGCGGCGCGGCACGTTCATCGAGCCGACGGCCCGGCGCGGCGCCCCGGTCCGGCTGCTCGGCTCGGTCGACGCGATCGTGGCCCAGCAGTCCGGCATGGCGACGGAGCTCCTCGGCCACGGCCGCGCGCCCGTCCCCGCCGAGGTCGCCGAGCACTTCCCGGACCTGGCCGAGGTGGCCACGTACCACCGGCTCAGGAGCGACGAGAAGACGGGCGAGCCCACCAACCACGCCCGCAACTACGTCCGTCCCGAGCTCGCCGCCCGCATCGACCCCGACGACCTGCTCCGCTGGCCCATGACGAAGGTGCTGCGGGACGTCGTGGGCGCGGACATCGGCCGGATCACCGACACGGTCGAGGCGCGGCTCGCGGACCCGGAGACGGCCCGGCTGCTCCGGGTCCCGCTGCTGAGCCCGATCCTGCACTGCACGGGCGTCACCCACGACACGGCCGGGCGGGTCCTGGACGCGGCCGTCATCCACTACCGGGGCGACCGTTTCTCCTTCACGGTCACACTCGACGCGACGTGA
- a CDS encoding type ISP restriction/modification enzyme, producing the protein MPRVTHDDAPPLADLMPWSVAPPRLGRGWPAAPDPASLTARWDALVRAEGDAREALFEPTRARTLHTAVGQLPGRTGGGTQKLARASGPCPEPVRVLAAPFDEQWLIPDHRLIDAARPEVWRVADDTQVFVIETPQASPWPLLATSLFPLLRPGRIRPLYRRPGGREPNLAPGLPEQLRRLGHSPDPVDFLAWTLTAVRPDLTVPLTRDRELWARGVESGHRALRLLRRAGERPKLPGGRRPYVRAPIPARPLTLHYDRAEEALHLDEGRVSPVPPEAWDFGADAGGRVLEQWFAARTASEAGPGTLAAIRPATWQQAWTSELLELITVLALLAEVGARRAELTVPDTVTAAELHAAGVLPVPDAARRPATVLDHHEEGPEGQFALI; encoded by the coding sequence ATGCCACGCGTGACGCACGACGACGCTCCGCCGCTGGCGGACCTGATGCCGTGGTCCGTCGCACCGCCGCGGCTCGGCCGGGGCTGGCCGGCGGCGCCCGACCCCGCTTCCCTGACGGCCCGCTGGGACGCCCTGGTGCGGGCCGAGGGCGACGCCCGCGAGGCCCTGTTCGAGCCGACCCGCGCCCGCACCCTGCACACGGCGGTCGGGCAGCTCCCGGGCCGGACGGGCGGCGGCACCCAGAAACTCGCCCGCGCCTCCGGCCCCTGCCCGGAGCCGGTACGGGTCCTGGCGGCGCCCTTCGACGAGCAGTGGCTCATCCCCGACCACCGCCTGATCGACGCGGCCCGCCCGGAGGTGTGGCGGGTGGCGGACGACACACAGGTGTTCGTGATCGAGACACCCCAGGCGTCGCCGTGGCCGCTCCTCGCGACCTCACTCTTCCCCCTCCTGCGCCCGGGCCGGATCCGCCCGCTGTACCGGCGGCCGGGCGGCCGGGAACCGAACCTGGCGCCGGGCCTGCCGGAGCAGCTCCGCCGGCTCGGCCACTCCCCCGATCCGGTGGACTTCCTGGCGTGGACGCTGACCGCCGTCCGCCCCGATCTCACCGTGCCGCTCACCCGGGACCGCGAGCTCTGGGCGCGCGGTGTCGAGTCGGGCCACCGCGCGCTGCGGCTGCTGCGCCGGGCCGGCGAGCGCCCCAAACTGCCCGGCGGCCGCCGCCCCTACGTCCGCGCCCCGATCCCGGCCCGCCCCCTCACCCTGCACTACGACCGCGCCGAGGAGGCCCTCCACCTGGACGAGGGCCGCGTCTCCCCCGTCCCGCCCGAGGCCTGGGACTTCGGGGCGGACGCGGGCGGCCGGGTCCTGGAGCAGTGGTTCGCGGCGCGGACCGCGTCGGAGGCCGGGCCGGGCACCCTGGCCGCGATCCGCCCGGCGACCTGGCAGCAGGCATGGACCTCCGAACTCCTGGAGCTCATCACGGTGTTGGCGCTGCTGGCGGAAGTCGGCGCGCGGCGGGCCGAGTTGACGGTGCCGGACACGGTCACGGCGGCGGAGCTGCACGCGGCGGGCGTCCTGCCGGTCCCCGACGCGGCCCGCCGCCCGGCGACGGTCCTGGACCACCACGAGGAGGGCCCGGAGGGCCAGTTCGCGCTGATCTAG
- a CDS encoding CaiB/BaiF CoA transferase family protein, with protein MDPTNQPPPPLPSPLPLEGITVVAVEQAVAAPFATRQLADLGARVIKVERVDGGDFARGYDTAAAGLASHFVWCNRGKESLALDLKDPRGLDVVRRLIADADVFVQNLAQGAAARLGLDAATLCAAHPRLIAVDVSGYGAGGPYADKRAYDMLVQCEAGLVSVTGTPEQPVKAGIPAADIAAAMYAFSGVLAALVRRGTTGRGGPVEVSMLDALAEWMGHPLHHSLHGGTPPARTGLAHAVIAPYDAYATADGGRVLLSVQNDREWRRLAEQVVGRPELGTDPAYATNAARVTNRARTDALVAEALGALGADEALARLAGAGIACARLRDLRELAEHPQLTARERWREVGTPVGPLRALLPPITLPGGEEARMGDVPALGEHTEALLRAVGMTDEEIAALRRDGVAA; from the coding sequence ATGGATCCCACGAACCAGCCCCCGCCGCCACTGCCCTCGCCGCTGCCCCTGGAGGGCATCACCGTCGTCGCCGTCGAGCAGGCCGTCGCGGCGCCGTTCGCCACCCGGCAGCTCGCCGACCTCGGCGCCCGGGTGATCAAGGTCGAGCGGGTCGACGGCGGTGACTTCGCGCGCGGCTACGACACCGCCGCCGCGGGCCTCGCCTCGCACTTCGTGTGGTGCAACCGGGGCAAGGAGTCCCTCGCGCTGGACCTCAAGGACCCGCGGGGCCTGGACGTCGTACGGCGGCTGATCGCGGACGCGGACGTGTTCGTGCAGAACCTCGCGCAGGGGGCGGCGGCCCGGCTCGGCCTGGACGCGGCCACCCTGTGCGCGGCGCACCCGCGGCTGATCGCGGTCGACGTCTCCGGGTACGGGGCGGGCGGGCCGTACGCCGACAAGCGGGCCTACGACATGCTCGTGCAGTGCGAGGCGGGGCTGGTGTCGGTGACCGGGACGCCGGAGCAGCCGGTGAAGGCGGGGATCCCGGCGGCGGACATCGCGGCGGCCATGTACGCCTTCTCGGGCGTCCTGGCGGCGCTGGTGCGGCGGGGCACGACCGGGCGGGGCGGCCCGGTGGAGGTGTCGATGCTGGACGCGCTGGCGGAGTGGATGGGGCATCCGCTGCACCACTCCCTGCACGGGGGCACTCCCCCGGCCCGCACCGGTCTCGCGCACGCCGTGATCGCGCCCTACGACGCCTACGCCACCGCCGACGGCGGGCGGGTGCTGCTGTCCGTGCAGAACGACCGGGAGTGGCGGCGGCTGGCCGAACAGGTCGTCGGACGGCCCGAGTTGGGGACGGATCCGGCGTATGCGACGAACGCGGCACGGGTGACGAACCGGGCGCGCACGGACGCCCTGGTGGCGGAGGCGCTGGGTGCGCTGGGCGCCGACGAGGCGCTGGCGCGGCTGGCGGGGGCGGGGATCGCGTGCGCCCGCCTGAGGGATCTGCGCGAGCTGGCGGAGCATCCGCAACTGACGGCCCGTGAGCGGTGGCGGGAGGTGGGGACGCCGGTCGGGCCGCTGCGGGCGCTGCTGCCCCCGATCACGCTGCCGGGCGGGGAGGAGGCACGTATGGGGGACGTGCCCGCGCTCGGGGAGCACACCGAAGCATTGCTGCGTGCCGTGGGGATGACGGACGAGGAGATCGCAGCGCTGCGCCGGGATGGTGTGGCCGCCTGA
- a CDS encoding anti-sigma factor: MSVLGLFRREDLHSLAAPYALDALEPDERLRFEKHLKGCDRCFAEVRALAEDAVRLAWSQAAPPPADMRIRVLAAVQRTPQEHSRAPAREHAPQLPPHVWGTQPPPGRSRAPRARRPLFGPLATAAAAAALVVASLFAVQADRTQDQLNAERAQSREIAHVLAAPDALASTGKDAQGRSIGVIASASEGQAIVTLNGYGGLPTGQAHQLWLMRPGAQPRSLGLFDDDTPLVATGLDKAATSLAVTVEPDGGSPQPTTQPVVQLTLKSVGFGE, translated from the coding sequence ATGAGTGTGCTCGGCCTGTTCCGCCGCGAGGATCTGCACTCGCTGGCGGCCCCCTACGCGCTCGACGCCCTCGAACCCGATGAACGCCTCCGTTTCGAGAAGCATCTGAAGGGCTGCGACCGCTGCTTCGCCGAGGTGCGGGCGCTGGCCGAGGACGCCGTCCGGCTCGCCTGGTCCCAGGCCGCCCCGCCGCCGGCCGATATGCGCATCCGGGTGCTGGCCGCCGTCCAGAGAACCCCGCAGGAGCACTCGCGTGCGCCGGCCCGGGAGCACGCGCCCCAACTGCCCCCGCACGTCTGGGGCACGCAGCCGCCGCCCGGACGCTCCCGTGCGCCCCGTGCGCGCCGCCCGCTGTTCGGACCGCTCGCCACGGCCGCCGCCGCCGCGGCCCTCGTCGTCGCCTCGCTCTTCGCCGTCCAGGCCGACCGCACCCAGGACCAGCTGAACGCCGAGCGCGCCCAGTCGCGTGAGATCGCCCACGTTCTGGCGGCTCCGGACGCGCTGGCGAGCACCGGCAAGGACGCCCAGGGCCGCAGTATCGGAGTGATCGCCTCCGCTTCGGAGGGGCAGGCGATCGTCACCTTGAACGGGTACGGGGGTCTGCCCACCGGGCAGGCGCATCAGCTGTGGCTCATGCGCCCGGGCGCGCAACCACGCTCCCTCGGGCTCTTCGACGACGACACGCCCCTCGTCGCCACCGGTCTCGACAAGGCGGCGACATCACTCGCTGTGACCGTCGAGCCCGACGGGGGGTCACCACAGCCCACCACACAGCCAGTTGTCCAACTCACCCTGAAATCGGTTGGATTCGGAGAGTGA
- a CDS encoding sigma-70 family RNA polymerase sigma factor: MEADELLVLVAGGDQYAFEQLYALVSGPVFGLVRRVVRDPAQSEEVAQEVLLEAWRSAGRFDPSRGSALSWILTLAHRRAVDRVRSARAAVDREQREARRYHDPAFDQVAEEVEAGLERQLVRRCLDRLTALQRQSVTLAYYDGYTYREVADRLSLPLGTVKTRMRDGLTRLRECLGGAA; encoded by the coding sequence ATGGAGGCGGACGAGCTTCTGGTGCTGGTGGCGGGAGGCGACCAGTACGCCTTCGAACAGCTCTACGCGCTGGTGTCCGGGCCGGTGTTCGGGCTCGTGCGCCGGGTCGTCAGGGATCCCGCACAGTCCGAGGAGGTCGCCCAGGAAGTGCTTCTGGAGGCCTGGCGCTCTGCCGGCCGCTTCGACCCCAGCCGCGGCAGCGCCCTCTCCTGGATCCTCACCCTCGCCCACCGCCGCGCCGTCGACCGGGTGCGCAGCGCCCGCGCGGCCGTCGACCGCGAGCAGCGCGAGGCCCGGCGCTACCACGACCCCGCCTTCGACCAGGTGGCCGAGGAGGTCGAGGCGGGCCTGGAACGCCAGTTGGTCCGCCGCTGCCTGGACCGGCTGACGGCGTTACAGCGGCAGTCCGTCACCCTCGCCTACTACGACGGCTACACGTACCGTGAAGTGGCCGACCGGCTGTCGCTGCCGCTCGGCACGGTGAAGACACGGATGCGTGACGGGCTCACGCGGCTGCGCGAGTGCCTGGGAGGTGCCGCATGA
- a CDS encoding DUF4331 domain-containing protein, with product MTAISRSGNGRRSVATLICGALAAGGLAAAGAATLAPGAAYASSHREAPLISGTPQYDNTDVYAFVSPDHPDTTTIIANWIPFEEPAGGPNFFPFAEDAQYDLHIDNNGDAKEDLTFRYTFKTHTKNKKTFLYNTGAVESLDDPDLNITQTYDLELIKSKKGKVEHKTKIADDVPVAPSNVGKASMPNYSKLRDQAIYKLPNGAKTFAGQADDPFFLDLRVFDLLYGGDLSEVGNDTLKGYNVNSIALQVPSDMISEGKHQPIVGIWSTTQRENAEGYYSQVSRLGMPLVNEVVNPIKDKDKFNASEPKDDAQFLKNVTNPELPKLIEAIYKIKAPAEPRNDLVDVFLKGVKGLNQPPYVTPSEELRLNTSIKPTASPKRLGVLDGDNAGFPNGRRLTDDVIDASLQVVEGELVGSKNDLGDAVDKNDKNFEKYFPYVALPTEGSRGATAKSGADVRSQLGDALTGSDNNTALIASSAGAGAAGILLIGGGLLWWRGRRRAY from the coding sequence ATGACAGCTATCTCGCGGAGCGGCAACGGACGCAGGAGCGTCGCGACCCTCATATGCGGTGCGTTGGCCGCCGGGGGGCTCGCGGCCGCCGGCGCCGCCACGCTGGCCCCGGGGGCGGCATACGCCTCCAGCCACCGTGAGGCCCCCCTCATCTCGGGGACCCCGCAGTACGACAACACGGACGTGTACGCGTTCGTGAGCCCGGACCACCCGGACACGACGACGATCATCGCGAACTGGATCCCGTTCGAGGAGCCGGCCGGCGGCCCGAACTTCTTCCCGTTCGCCGAGGACGCCCAGTACGACCTGCACATCGACAACAACGGTGACGCGAAGGAGGACCTGACCTTCCGCTACACCTTCAAGACGCATACGAAGAACAAGAAGACGTTCCTCTACAACACCGGCGCCGTCGAGAGCCTGGACGACCCCGACCTGAACATCACGCAGACCTACGACCTCGAGCTGATCAAGTCGAAGAAGGGGAAGGTCGAGCACAAGACGAAGATCGCGGACGACGTGCCGGTGGCGCCGTCGAACGTGGGCAAGGCGTCGATGCCGAACTACTCGAAGCTGCGCGACCAGGCGATCTACAAGCTGCCCAACGGCGCCAAGACCTTCGCGGGCCAGGCCGACGACCCGTTCTTCCTGGACCTGCGCGTCTTCGACCTGCTCTACGGCGGCGACCTCTCCGAGGTCGGCAACGACACGCTCAAGGGCTACAACGTCAACTCGATCGCGCTGCAGGTCCCGAGCGACATGATCTCCGAGGGGAAGCACCAGCCGATCGTCGGCATCTGGTCGACCACCCAGCGCGAGAACGCCGAGGGCTACTACTCGCAGGTCTCGCGTCTCGGTATGCCGCTGGTCAACGAGGTCGTCAACCCGATCAAGGACAAGGACAAGTTCAACGCGTCCGAGCCCAAGGACGACGCCCAGTTCCTGAAGAACGTCACCAACCCGGAGCTGCCGAAGCTCATCGAGGCGATCTACAAGATCAAGGCGCCGGCCGAGCCGCGCAACGACCTCGTCGACGTGTTCCTGAAGGGCGTCAAGGGCCTCAACCAGCCGCCGTACGTGACGCCTTCGGAGGAACTGCGCCTCAACACCTCCATCAAGCCCACCGCCAGCCCCAAGCGGCTCGGTGTCCTCGACGGTGACAACGCGGGCTTCCCGAACGGCCGTCGCCTCACCGACGACGTGATCGACGCCTCGCTGCAGGTCGTCGAAGGCGAGCTGGTCGGTTCCAAGAACGACCTGGGCGACGCGGTCGACAAGAACGACAAGAACTTCGAGAAGTACTTCCCGTACGTCGCCCTGCCGACCGAGGGTTCGCGCGGCGCGACCGCGAAGAGCGGCGCCGACGTCCGCAGCCAGCTCGGTGACGCCCTCACGGGCTCCGACAACAACACCGCGCTGATCGCGTCCTCCGCGGGCGCCGGCGCTGCGGGCATCCTCCTCATCGGAGGCGGCCTGCTGTGGTGGCGCGGGCGGCGGCGCGCCTACTAG